The DNA region AGCGTGATGATCGTGATCGGCAACGTCAGGATGGTCAGGACGGGGCGCACCAGGGCGTTCACAAGGCCCAGCACGAAAGCCGCCACCAGCAGCGCCGACACCGAGCTGACGCGCACGCCCGGCACCAGATAGGCCGCCAACCACAACGCCGCGGCGACGATGGCCCAGTGAAGGAGGAATCCCATGGGGTAAAGCTAACAGACTCCGCGGGCACCGGGCACCGGCATCAGGCCCCGAGTGGTCGTGAGCCTTTCGCCGCAAGCCGCCCGTCCTGAGCCCTGAGCCATGAGACAGTACCCTTGACGCGCATGCCCGACGCCCTGGTCTCCGACAAGCCGCTGCGGCTCGATGTCTGGCTCGATGTCGCCTGCCTCTGCAAGACCCGCTCGGAAGCCCAACGGGCCATCAAGGGCGGCAAGGTGGAGGTCAACGGTGAGCGACCGAAGCAGAACCGC from Luteitalea sp. TBR-22 includes:
- a CDS encoding phage holin family protein; protein product: MGFLLHWAIVAAALWLAAYLVPGVRVSSVSALLVAAFVLGLVNALVRPVLTILTLPITIITLGLFYLVVNGAAFALAAALVPGFDLAGFGSAVMGALLVSIVSWVLGALFAPKH